The DNA region TACCGTGTGACCCGGAGGTTTCCATGGTTGGTTTTCTGCAACTCGTTATTCTTAACGTCGTCTCGTACGCCGCGTTTATCGGCGGGGTGTGGGCGATCATCGACATCATGCGCCGCGGATCAGAGGCGTTTGTCAGCGCAGGCAAGCAGACCAAGATCCTGTGGCTCGTCATCATGGTCGTCGCCACGGCCGTCCTCTTCATCTCGCTCCCAATTCCCTTCGGCGGGGGCGGCGGACCTTTCAACATCATCGGGCTTGCTGCCGCGGCCGCCGTGATCGTCTACCACGTGGGCGTCAAGCCCGCGCTGGGTGCGCACCGCAAGGGACCGAAGGGTGGCGGGCGCAGCAACAAGGGCAGCTGGTAGCCCGTGCGTGCCGTACTCCAGCGCGCATCGAGCGCGTCGGTCATTGTCGATGGGGTGGAGGTCGCCTCGTTTGACCGCCAGGGCATCGTCGCCCTGGTAGGCGTCACTCACGACGACGGCCCAGCCGAAGTCGCGCTGATCGCCCGCAAGATCCACGACCTTCGCATTCTCGATGGCGAGGCATCGGCCCTCGAGGCGGGCGCGCCCATCATCGTCGTCAGCCAGTTCACGCTCTACGCGGACACGCGCAAGGGCCGTCGCCCCACGTGGAACCAGGCCGCGCCTGGACCCGTGGCCGAGCCGCTGGTCGATGCCGTCGTGGCCGCCCTCCGGGAGGCCGGACTTACCGTCGGGACGGGCGTCTTTGGTGCCGACATGGCGGTGAGTCTCACCAACGATGGGCCGATGACGATCCTCCTGGAGACGTAGCTCGAGGCCTTCCGGCATATTTCGGCTTGGTCACACTTCTCACGCCCAACGCGAACATGGCAATGGTAATGGGGGGTGCGTGGTTAGCCTGGGAGCACGCCAAGCGTCCCCATGCATGGCCAAGGAGGTCACGATGTTCGAACGGTTCACAGACCGCGCTCGCCGCGTAGTGGTGCTTGCCCAAGAAGAGGCACGCATGCTCAACCACAACTACATCGGCACCGAGCACATTCTCCTCGGCCTGGTGCGCGAGGGCGAAGGCGTCGCCGCCAAGGCCCTCGAGGCCATGGATATCTCGCTCAACGGCGTCCGCGAGCAGGTGCAGGAGATCATCGGCGAGGGCTCACACGCCCCGTCCGGCCACATCCCCTTTACGCCGCGCGCCAAGAAGGTTCTCGAGCTGTCCCTGCGCGAGGCACTGCAGCTTGGCCACAACTACATCGGCACCGAGCACATCCTGCTCGGCCTGATCCGCGAGGGCGAGGGCGTCGCCGCCCAGGTGCTCGGCAAGCTGGGCGCCGACCTTGGCGGAGTGCGCCAACAGGTCATCCAGTTGCTCTCTGGCTACGAAGGCAAGGACACCCCGAACGCCCAGGGCACAGCTTCGGGCGGCCCTCAAGAGGGCACCCCCGCAGGCTCGACCGTGCTCGACCAGTTCGGCCGTAACTACACGCAGGCAGCGCGCGAGGGCAAGCTCGACCCCGTCATCGGCCGCGAGCTCATCATGGAGCGCGTGATGCAGGTGCTGTCGCGTCGCACCAAGAACAACCCGGTGCTGATCGGCGAGCCCGGCGTCGGCAAGACCGCCGTCGTCGAGGGCCTCGCCCAGGCGATCGTGCGCGGAGACGTGCCCGAGACGCTCAAGGACAAGCACCTCTACACGCTCGACCTCGGCTCACTCGTCGCTGGCTCGCGCTACCGCGGTGACTTCGAGGAGCGCCTCAAGAAGGTACTCAAGGAGATCCGCACCCGCGGCGACATCATCCTGTTCATCGACGAGATCCACACCCTCGTGGGTGCGGGCGCCGCCGAGGGCGCGATCGACGCCGCCTCGATCCTCAAGCCCATGCTGGCGCGAGGCGAACTGCAGACCATCGGCGCGACGACGCTCGATGAGTACCGCAAGCACGTCGAGAAGGACCCCGCGCTCGAGCGCCGCTTCCAGCCCATCCAGGTGCCTGAGCCGGAACTCGGTCAGACCATCGAGATCCTCAAGGGCCTGCGCGACCGTTACGAGGCGTTCCACCGTGTCACCATCACGGACGGCGCGATCGTGGCCGCCGCGCAGATGGCCGACCGCTACATCAGCGACCGGTTCCTTCCGGACAAGGCGATCGACCTCATCGATGAGGCTGGCGCGCGCCTGCGCATCCGCCGCATGACCTCGCCCCCCGAGTTGCGCGACCTTGACGACAAGATCGCCAACGTGCGCCGCGATAAGGAGGGCGCCATCGACGAGCAGGACTTCGAAAAGGCCGCCTCGCTGCGTGACGTCGAGCGCAAGCTCACGGAGGAGCGCTCCACCAAGGAGCAGGCCTGGAAGTCCGGCGACCTCGACGTCGCCGCCGTGGTTGACGAGGACCTCATCGCCGAGGTACTGGCGATGTCGACCGGCGTGCCGGTGGCACGCGTCAGCTCCGACGAGTCAGCGCGACTGCTGTCGATGGAGAAGGAGCTGCACAAGCGCATCGTGGGCCAAGAGGCCGCGATCAAGGTGCTGTCTCAGGCCATCCGCCGCACGCGTGCAGGCCTCAAGGACCCCAAGCGTCCAGGTGGTTCGTTCATCTTCGCTGGCCCCACGGGCGTCGGAAAGACCGAGCTTGCCAAGGCTCTTGCCGAGTTCCTGTTCGGCGACGAGAGCGCGCTCATCAGCCTCGACATGTCCGAGTACGGCGAGAAGCACACCGTGGCCCGCCTGTTCGGTGCGCCTCCTGGTTACGTCGGCTTCGAAGAGGGCGGCCAGCTCACCGAAAAGGTGCGCCGCAAGCCGTTCTCCGTGGTCCTGTTCGACGAGGTCGAGAAGGCCCACCCCGACATCTTCAACTCGCTTCTCCAGATCCTGGAAGACGGCAAGTTGACCGATGCTCAGGGCCGCGAGATCAACTTCAAGAACACCGTCATCATCATGACCACCAACCTGGGTGCCGACGCAATCTCGAAGCGTCAGGCGACGGGATTCTCGATGATCACCGAGGGAAGCCAGTCGTACGACGAGATGGTCAAGCTGGTGAACACGAAGCTGAAGGAGCACTTCAAGCCCGAGTTCCTCAACCGCGTCGACAACGTCGTGGTGTTCCCGCAGCTCACTCAGGACGAGATCATCCAGATCGTGGACCTCATGGTCGCCCGCCTGGACACCCGCATGAAGGACAAGGACATGGGCATCGAGCTCACCGACGCGGCCAAGAAGCTGTTGGCCGAGCGCGGCTACGACCCAGTCCTCGGTGCCCGTCCGTTGCGTAGGGCTCTCCAGCGCGAGATCGAGGACCCGTTGTCCGAGAAGATCCTGTTCGGCGAAGTCACGTCGGGCCAGATCATCCGCGTGGACGCTCAGGGCGAGGGCATCCTCGGCGAGTTCACGTTCGAGGGTGTCAGCAGGGACGAAACGATGGGCGAGCCGCTCACCAAGGCCCCCGTGCCGGCATCGGCCGACAAGGCCAGCGCCGCGAGCGGTCCCGCCGACGAGGTCGCCTCGACCGAGTCCTAGAACACCCGCAACGCGAGAAGGCCCCGGCTCCCCATCAGGGGGCCGGGGCCTTCTGCGCGCACGGCTCCACGGCTAGCCGCCGAAAGGGGCCAACCAAATGCGGCCACTGGCCACGATCAGCGCCAGCACACCCAGAACGATCGCGGGCATCGAGCCCTTCAGTCCCTCGCCGTCCATGACGGGGCGCCTCAGCGCAGGCTCTGAGAACACGGCGATAGGCTCGCAGCATGAGCATTCACTCCCCACATGTCGCTGCCGAGGACCGATACGACTCCATGACCTATCGCCGATGCGGGCGATCAGGCATCCACCTTCCAGGCGTCTCGCTTGGCCTCTGGCAGAACTTCGGCGATGCCACTCCGCTCGAACGCCAGCGCGACATCATCCTCGCCGCCTTCGACATGGGTATCACCCACTACGACTTGGCCAACAACTACGGCCCGCCTCCGGGTGCCGCCGAGCGCAACTTTGGCGCCATCTTCGCACGCGACCTGGGGCCCTACCGCGACGAGATCCTGATCTCCTCCAAGGCCGGTTACGGCATGTGGCCGGGCCCTTATGGCGACTTCGGCTCACGGAAGTACCTGGTCAGTTCGATCGACCAGTCGCTGCAGCGCATGGGCCTCGAGTACGTGGACATCTTCTACCACCACCGTCCGGACCCCGAGACGCCCCTCGAAGAGACGATGGGCGCGCTCGATCACATCGTGCGTTCCGGCAAGGCCCTCTACGCGGGCGTCAGCAACTACGACGCGGCCAACACCGAGGAGGCCATCCGCATCCTGCAGGGCCTCGGCACGCCCATGCTGATTCACCAGCCGCGCTACAGCATGTTCGACCGGCGCCCCGAAGAGGCCCTGTTCGACGTGATCGGGGAGGCGGGGGTCGGCTCGATCGTGTTCTCCCCGCTCGCGCAGGGACTGCTCACCAACCGCTACCTCAAGGGCATCCCGGCCGGATCGCGCATCACGCACTCCCAGTTCCTCAACGAGGGCCAGGCCCAGAACACGGTCTACCTCGAGCGCGCGAGCGCCCTGAACGACATCGCAGCCAAGCGCGGCCAGTCGCTCGCCCAGATGGCGATCCAATGGGTACTGCGCGACGACCGGGTCACGTCGGCGCTCGTGGGCGCATCGTCCGTGGAGCAGTTGCGCGACAACGTCGCCGCCCTCAGCTTTGACCCGCTCACCGGCGACGAGATCGCCGCAATCGAGCCCTATGCCGTCCACGGGACTGAATGGTTATAGGCGGGGTGGCTCTAGGCGGGGTGGCTCTCAACGGGATGGCTCTAGGCGAGAGCAACCAGCCCGCGCTCCGCGTCCACGAGCGCTACAAGGCCATCTGCCAGGAGCGATTCTAGGCAGCTCTCAACCTGGCCGGGCTCGACATCGGCGAGTGCCGTGCGCCCCTCGACGATGAGCGGGGCGTCGGCCTCCCGCAGCAAGGCGAGAATCCGGCCCCGCACCTGGCGGTCGGTGCCGTGCCACGCCTGGGTCCTGCGCGGCGCCTCCTCAAGCCCTTGGCGCCCGCCGGCGAACCACGCGCACGATGACGCGACGGGACACTCCTCACAGCGCGGGGCGCGGGCGGTACAGATCAGTGCGCCAAGCTCCATCGACGCGGCGGCCCACGCAGCAGCACTCGCGGGATCGAGCGGGGTGACGCGCTCGGCAAGCTGCCTTTCCCCAGCGCGCACTGAGGTCGCCGGTAGCGGCTCGCCGCCCCACACCCTGGCGAGCACGCGCCGCACATTGGTGTCGAGCACCACGGCGCGCTCGCCGAACGCGAAGGCCCGCACGGCCGACGCCGTGTAATCGCCGACGCCGGGAAGCGAGAGCAGGGTATCGGCGTCGGCGGGCACCTCGCCGCCGTGACGATCGACCAGGACGCGCGCGCACTCCCACAGTCGCTTGGCTCGGCGCGGGTAGCCGAGCCTTCCCCACGCACGCACCGCATCGGCCTGACTGGCTGCCGCGAGGTGCCCCGGCGTCGGCCATCTCTTCATCCACTCTTCCCACGCCGGCAACACGCGAGCGACGGGCGTCTGCTGCAGCATGACCTCACTCACGAGCACTCCCCAGGCCGAGCAGTCCGGCTGACGCCAGGGCAGATCGCGCGCCGACGCTTCAAACCAGCCGAGTACCAGGGCCACTCGACGCGCGTCGAGGCCGAAAATGTGTTCTTGAGACGTCGGCATGGCTTTCATTGTTCCAGGCCGATCCACGACTACGGTGGGAGCGTCGGAAGGAGTCTGGACATGGACGGTCTTCGTGATCCCGTGGGCGGCAAGTCGCCTGAGATTTACTGGCGTCGGCGCATCGTTGCGGCGATCGGTGTGGTGCTTGTCATCGTGGTGATCTATTTCCTTGCGTCCTCACCGGGCGGAAAGAAGACTGACGTCACGGCATCCGGCTTGACCCCGCCAGTGACAAGCGCAGATCCGAGCGCGAATCCGAGCGCGGATCCCAGCGCCGCCACCTCGCGCCCGTGCACCTCCGCGGATGTGAAGCTGACGTTGACGCCCAACCCGACGGACTTCGCCGGGGTCGCTCTACCCATGTTCAATGTCGGGATCAAACAGGCAGGCCCAACGCCCTGTCGCCTTGACACGGCCGCCACTGGCACCGAGCTCAAGATCACGTCCGGAACCGACAGGATCTTTTCATCCCTCGACTGCCCCACGGACGGGACCATCAACGCCCGCCAGTTCTTGCTCGCTCCCGCTGCCAACGAGACGTTCCAGGTGACCTGGGACCGCAAGAGGACAGCGCCGCAGTGCACCACAGTAACGGCCGCGCCTGGCGCGGGGACCTACCACGCGGTGCTTACCATCCAGGGGATCGCATCAAACGACGCCACGTTCACGCTGAGTAACTAGAACGACGCGAGAGGCGCGAACTACTCGGGCTGGAGCCCTGCCCGCACGGCATCGGCAAGGGTCTCAACCCCGAGGACGGTGACCTTGCCGCCCGATGCCTCGCGCGCGGCGTCGGCCACACCAGCCGGCACGATCGCGTGCGTGAATCCAAGTCGAGCGGCCTCCGAAAGCCGCGTCCCTATCGCGCTGATGGGACGCACCGCTCCCGAGAGCGCCACCTCGCCGATCGCCACAAGCCCCTTGCGCACGGGTCGGTCCGCCCGAGCCGACGCGAGCGCCAGCGCGAGCGCGAGGTCGGCCGCCGGTTCTGCGACCCGAGCGCCGCCGACGGTCGCCACATAGACATCATCCGCGGCGAGGGCGACGCCTACTCGACGGTGAAGCACGGCAAGAATCATTGCCACGCGGGCCGAGTCCATTCCGGACGTAGCCCTGCGCGGGTTCGCGAGAGCCGAAGGAGCCACGAGCGCCTGGATCTCCGCGGGGAGCGCCCGGCGGCCATCGAGGGTGATCGTGGGACACGTGCCCGCAATCGCCTCATCGGTGCGAGTGAGGAACAGGCCCGAGGGATCGGGCACCTCCTCGATGCCCGCCTCAACCAGTTGGAAGCACCCCACCTCGTCGACGGAACCGAAACGGTTCTTGAGCGCGCGCAACAGCCGCAAGGGCGAATGAGGGTCGCCCTCGAACTGACACACGACGTCCACAAGGTGCTCGACGATCCGCGGCCCCGCGACCGAGCCGTCCTTGGTGACGTGGCCCACAAGCACCATCGGTGTTCCCGTGGCCTTCGCCGCCTGGATCAGCGCACCCGCGACCTCGCGCACCTGAGAGACTCCCCCAGGCGAACCCTCGATCGCTCCCGAGGAGATCGTCTGGATCGAGTCGACGACCACAAGGTCGGGGGCCTCGGCGGCGAGGTGGGCGAGCACCACTCCGAGGTCCGTCTCGGCAGCTAGCTTGAGGCGCGGTTCGAGGGCGCCCATGCGTTCCGCCCGCAAGCGCACCTGACCCGCCGATTCCTCGCCGCTCACGTAGAGGACATTGCGTCCCTCCCGTGCAGCGCGCGCCGCAACCTCGAGCAGCAGGGTCGACTTGCCCACTCCTGGCTCGCCGGCGAGCAACACTGCGGCGCCCACCACGAGCCCCCCGCCTAGAACTCGATCGAATTCGGCCACATGAGTGGGGTGGCGCGTCGATTCCGAGACCGGGATATCGCCGATGGGCCTCGCGGGGGTTGTCACCGCGCTCGCCTTGGTCGCAGGTCCGGATGCGGCCCCCACCTCGACGACAGTTCCCCACGCTTGGCATTCCCCGCAACGCCCGACCCACTTGACGGCAGTCCACCCGCACTCACTGCAGCGGTAGCCGGTCGGAGCCTTCTTGGTGATCGCCATTGGGCCACCGTAGCGCCGCAATCTGACACGCGCGGCGCGCAGCCCCGAGCGCAGACCGACTCCAGGACATAACCTTGCACCATGGCCAGTGACGAACAGAAATCACCATGGTTCCCCATCCAGCCGGAGGGGCAACCGCTCGACGACGCCCCAGCCGCCGTGGACGCGACCGCCGAGCCTGCCCCACCAGCGGCGCCCGCCACCACACCTCCTGCCGCCATGCCCTCTTTCGATGATGTTGTGGCGCCCGAGCGGGCAGCGTCTGCCGGAGCGCCCGAAAGTGCGCGCCCGTTCGATCTCACTCCGTCGCGGCCTTCCATGACGCGACCCGCGACGGCCCCCATCCCCAACGTCACCCGGCAGGATCCGAGCCCGCAGGGTCTGAGCCAACAGCCCCCTGCTCTCAGCCCCTACCTCAGCGCCGGCAGGCCGAGCATTCCCCAAGGCCCCTACGAACCGCCCACATCGGGCGCCTTTCAGGCCACCCCGCCTGAGCGGACACCCGTCCCGGATGCCTACCAACCGCCCGCCGCGCCCGCACCCGCAGCCGCCGCGGATGCCTACCAGCCGTCCGCCGCGCCCGCACCCGCCGCGTTCGCCAACCCCTACGCACAGCCGTCCGCCGCGCCCGCACCGACATACAGCGCCGACGAGGCCTGGCGCCCTGACCGTCGCGCAGGGTTCCCCGCAACCGGACCGATTGCGACTCCACCAACTTCCACTGGACCCATCGAACAGCCGAGCCCTGCCGTGTTGGACATGCCAAAGGCTGAGGCGCAACCGCCTATTCCTTACGCACCGTGGACGGGCGCGATCCCGCAGGTAGAGCTTCCGGTCCCCGCCACCACACCGACTCCGACTCCGACTGCAACGCCAACGCCAACGCCAACGCCAACGCCAACGGTGGAAGCCGAGCCGGAACCCACTCCCACTCCCACATTCGCGCAGGAGCCCCTGCCCGCCCAGGAATTGGACGCCCCGATGCTGGTAGGCGGCCTCGTGCCGACGCCCGTTGAGGCAGAGGAGGCCGATATTGTCGCGCCAGTCCTGCCTCCTGACGCTACGGAGATCCAACCTCGAGGCGCCGACCCTTTGCTCTCATTCGGCGCCCCCGCGACCGCCGAGACTCGCACCCCTGCCGAACCGCAGGGCTCAACCCAGGAGTACATTCCGGACGCCGCCGATCCAGTGAGGCGACTCGGAGAATCGGCACTCTCAACCGCGAGCCTCGAAGCTGCGGGCGCCCCCACTCCACGACAAGGCGTCCCCCTCAGCGGTGGAGACCGCGGCGCTGTGCCTTCGTTTGGCGAGGAAGAGCCGTTCGTTCCCAGGTTTGAACCCTTTGGCGGTGCCGCCCCCGCGCCGTTGCCCACCGTGAGTTTCACGACCCCCAGCCCGGCAACGCGGCCCCAGTCGCCGCTCGCCGACATCGCGATTCCCGAGTCCGACGGACCCGCCTACGCGCCCAAGGAGGAGTTCCTCGACACGGAATTTCCTTACAAAGTCGGCA from Demequina lutea includes:
- a CDS encoding DUF2516 family protein translates to MVGFLQLVILNVVSYAAFIGGVWAIIDIMRRGSEAFVSAGKQTKILWLVIMVVATAVLFISLPIPFGGGGGPFNIIGLAAAAAVIVYHVGVKPALGAHRKGPKGGGRSNKGSW
- the dtd gene encoding D-aminoacyl-tRNA deacylase, yielding MRAVLQRASSASVIVDGVEVASFDRQGIVALVGVTHDDGPAEVALIARKIHDLRILDGEASALEAGAPIIVVSQFTLYADTRKGRRPTWNQAAPGPVAEPLVDAVVAALREAGLTVGTGVFGADMAVSLTNDGPMTILLET
- a CDS encoding ATP-dependent Clp protease ATP-binding subunit — protein: MFERFTDRARRVVVLAQEEARMLNHNYIGTEHILLGLVREGEGVAAKALEAMDISLNGVREQVQEIIGEGSHAPSGHIPFTPRAKKVLELSLREALQLGHNYIGTEHILLGLIREGEGVAAQVLGKLGADLGGVRQQVIQLLSGYEGKDTPNAQGTASGGPQEGTPAGSTVLDQFGRNYTQAAREGKLDPVIGRELIMERVMQVLSRRTKNNPVLIGEPGVGKTAVVEGLAQAIVRGDVPETLKDKHLYTLDLGSLVAGSRYRGDFEERLKKVLKEIRTRGDIILFIDEIHTLVGAGAAEGAIDAASILKPMLARGELQTIGATTLDEYRKHVEKDPALERRFQPIQVPEPELGQTIEILKGLRDRYEAFHRVTITDGAIVAAAQMADRYISDRFLPDKAIDLIDEAGARLRIRRMTSPPELRDLDDKIANVRRDKEGAIDEQDFEKAASLRDVERKLTEERSTKEQAWKSGDLDVAAVVDEDLIAEVLAMSTGVPVARVSSDESARLLSMEKELHKRIVGQEAAIKVLSQAIRRTRAGLKDPKRPGGSFIFAGPTGVGKTELAKALAEFLFGDESALISLDMSEYGEKHTVARLFGAPPGYVGFEEGGQLTEKVRRKPFSVVLFDEVEKAHPDIFNSLLQILEDGKLTDAQGREINFKNTVIIMTTNLGADAISKRQATGFSMITEGSQSYDEMVKLVNTKLKEHFKPEFLNRVDNVVVFPQLTQDEIIQIVDLMVARLDTRMKDKDMGIELTDAAKKLLAERGYDPVLGARPLRRALQREIEDPLSEKILFGEVTSGQIIRVDAQGEGILGEFTFEGVSRDETMGEPLTKAPVPASADKASAASGPADEVASTES
- a CDS encoding aldo/keto reductase — encoded protein: MSIHSPHVAAEDRYDSMTYRRCGRSGIHLPGVSLGLWQNFGDATPLERQRDIILAAFDMGITHYDLANNYGPPPGAAERNFGAIFARDLGPYRDEILISSKAGYGMWPGPYGDFGSRKYLVSSIDQSLQRMGLEYVDIFYHHRPDPETPLEETMGALDHIVRSGKALYAGVSNYDAANTEEAIRILQGLGTPMLIHQPRYSMFDRRPEEALFDVIGEAGVGSIVFSPLAQGLLTNRYLKGIPAGSRITHSQFLNEGQAQNTVYLERASALNDIAAKRGQSLAQMAIQWVLRDDRVTSALVGASSVEQLRDNVAALSFDPLTGDEIAAIEPYAVHGTEWL
- a CDS encoding A/G-specific adenine glycosylase, which codes for MPTSQEHIFGLDARRVALVLGWFEASARDLPWRQPDCSAWGVLVSEVMLQQTPVARVLPAWEEWMKRWPTPGHLAAASQADAVRAWGRLGYPRRAKRLWECARVLVDRHGGEVPADADTLLSLPGVGDYTASAVRAFAFGERAVVLDTNVRRVLARVWGGEPLPATSVRAGERQLAERVTPLDPASAAAWAAASMELGALICTARAPRCEECPVASSCAWFAGGRQGLEEAPRRTQAWHGTDRQVRGRILALLREADAPLIVEGRTALADVEPGQVESCLESLLADGLVALVDAERGLVALA
- the radA gene encoding DNA repair protein RadA; the protein is MAITKKAPTGYRCSECGWTAVKWVGRCGECQAWGTVVEVGAASGPATKASAVTTPARPIGDIPVSESTRHPTHVAEFDRVLGGGLVVGAAVLLAGEPGVGKSTLLLEVAARAAREGRNVLYVSGEESAGQVRLRAERMGALEPRLKLAAETDLGVVLAHLAAEAPDLVVVDSIQTISSGAIEGSPGGVSQVREVAGALIQAAKATGTPMVLVGHVTKDGSVAGPRIVEHLVDVVCQFEGDPHSPLRLLRALKNRFGSVDEVGCFQLVEAGIEEVPDPSGLFLTRTDEAIAGTCPTITLDGRRALPAEIQALVAPSALANPRRATSGMDSARVAMILAVLHRRVGVALAADDVYVATVGGARVAEPAADLALALALASARADRPVRKGLVAIGEVALSGAVRPISAIGTRLSEAARLGFTHAIVPAGVADAAREASGGKVTVLGVETLADAVRAGLQPE